ACATGGGAGCTGGGCAGATGCTGCGGACAGGGAGCGATGCCATTAGCAGGACCCAGGCTGGGGGCAAAAGCGGGGGGACTCGCCCCGGGGAGGGGCACGGGGGGGCCATGAGGTGGtggcccccccaccccacagagGATGACTCTCAGGGCtgctgtgtgtccccccccgagtggggatgctgcagcctgtCGCTCTGAGGAGGGGGGGCCTCCATCTCCAGCCCTGGCCGGGGTGGGTTGGGGTGACCCCTGAAGAGGGGGGGCCCACGGCCAGCCAGCGGTGGTCCCGGTGAGGCCGTGCCTCCCCACTGCCGccagagcccccccccccccgccgccgccactcTCATCCTGCCAAAACCGGGGCCAGacatggagggggggggggaggggcaaaGCATTTGCTGCCCCCCACCCAAAACAGAGCTCAGCCCCACGCCTGCGACCCCCCCCCGGcatcctgctgccttcctctgcccGCAGGCAAGGAGTGCGACCTGAACAGGCAGTGCGGCGTGCTCAACCCCGACACCAAGAAGATCTGCACCCGCTTGCTGACCTGCAAGGTAGTGGGATgcccgggggtgggggggacagCGGAGGGGCCACCGTCATCCTGCCCAGAGGCTTTTGGAGGAGGGGGGGTCCCGGCGGGTGTTTTCTCGCCACTCCCCCCCCTCACCGACCCCGTCGCCGCTGTCGCCCGGCACAGATCCACTCGGTGCACCAGCGCCGCGAGGTGCAGGGGCGAGCCAAGGACTTTGACGTGCTGGTGGCTGAGCTGAAGGCCAGCTCCCGCAAGGGCGAGGCCCCGAAGGAGAGGAGCCCCCCCGGAAAGGACCCACTGCCACCCCCACCGCAGGACCCCTCCTCACTGCCGCAGCTCCCCACcggcccccccagcaccccccccTGCCGAGCCAAGCTGCCCCACTCCCACTGCCTGCTCCCCAGGTAAGGACCCCAGcgtctggggagggggggtgggaatGGTGACACCCCCATACGGGGCACCCCAAACGTCTCCCATCCCCCAATTTCTGGTGCAGGGCCCGGCTGTCCTCTGACAGTGACTCTGAGGATGCGCCAGCCGCCTCTAGGGAGGGGGGCACGGGGGtgttccccttccccctgcccaaGGGGGGCAGCCGGGTGTCGAGCGAGGAGAGCGAGGAGGAGGGGGGCGAGGAGCCCCCACGCCCCCCCACGCGCCCACCGCGGCCCCAGGCGGTGAGTGAGGGGACCCCGGGGTGGGTTAGGGACCCTTGACCCACCCCCCGTCAACCCACCCGGCTGCATCCCGCAGGGCCCTGCActgggtgggatgctggggggggggggggggggggcatgctGACTGGGTGGGGGTCCCCCACAGTTCTGCACCTTCGGGAGCCGCCTGGTCAGCCCCGGCTGTTACGTCTTCAACCGGCGGCTTGACCGGTTCTGCTCGGCGCTGGGCTCCATGCTGGAGCGGCACCTCAGCTCCCACATGTGGCGGTGAGGGGGGAGcagccgggggggcggggggtgctgggggtgctgctgggggccagggagcggctgggggggggcagtgggtgctgctgggggccaGAGTGCAAAGCCACCCAGCCCCAGCGTGGGGGTTGCCCTTCCGGGGGTGCCAGCGTGGCATGAACtagggggggcaggggtgggagctgggtcttgggggggggggtcccatCGCACCCCCCCTCTGCCTGGCTTGGGGAGGACATGGTGGGGGGGCAGGGATGGGAGTGGGGGCTTTGGGGGAGGTCCCAGCACACTCCCTCCCTGACTGGTTTGgggaggatgaggatggggggggggggcagggatgggagtgggggcttgggggggggtCCCATCGcactccctccctgcctggtTTGGGGAGGACACAGAAGGGTCAGGGATGGGAGcaggggttttggggggggtcCTGTCTCACCTTCTCCACCTGAACTGGGGGGGATGTGGCAGGGTGCAGAGATCTGGGGGGGGTCCTGTCtcaccccctccctgcctggtTTGGGGAGCACATGGcaagggcaggggtgggggcagggatTTGGGGGAGTCCTGTCTCACCATCTGCACCTGAACTGGGGGGGatgtggcagggagcagagatCTGGGGGGGGTCCTGtctcaccccctccccacctgaACCGGGGGAGGGATGTGGGAGGGccagggatgggagcagggaTTTGGGGGGGGTCCCATCTcacctttcccctcccttcccacagGAAgatccctccagcagctgagccccctctccacacacccccagccgcccccagccctgccgcccccccctTGTGGTCCTGCcgcccccccttcctccccccccccacgGACCTTGGGggcggcagcagccccccccggCACCCGGGAGGGCCGGGTCCCCGCCAGCCTCAACTACACGGTGGGGGTCCCCCCACGCCGCGGCCGCCTGCAGCCAGCCCgagtgcggggggggggggcagccagTCCATCACCTCCCCCCTGCCCGCCAACATCCCCTCGCCCTCCTTCAGCAAGTTGCCTTCCACCAAGGCCAGCAAATCTTCCCGAGCCCGGGAAGTGGCCGGCGGGATGGATCCGGACACCCGCAAATGGAAGCCCCCCCTCGCCGCTGGCGGCCCCCCCTATAAACGGACCTGTTCAGGGGATGGggtcaaaagcaaaacccccaGCTGCCAggtttcccccctccccggcaAGACGAAACCCCCCCCGCCGGGCTGCCCGGCTGCTTCCTCCACCGCCGTCCTCAACGGTGCAACACGAGTGAAACGCCTGCCCCCCCCCGAGTGCCGCGGACCCCCCGCTGCTGCCGCGGACCCCCGAGGCTCACCACTGCACGGACCGGGGGGGCCACTGCCCCCCCGCTGCATCTCCGAGGATGAGGTAAAGAAGCGCAAGAACACGGCCACCTACTGCCGGCCCGTCAAGCCCAAGCCTGCGCcgcccctgcctgctcccccgccgccccccagcccGGCACCCCCCGACTTGGGGGGCTCCGTCCGCAGGAAGAAGCCAGGCACCCCCCTGGGCTTCGAGGAGAAGCGGAGCGCCCTGAAGGTAGGGCTGAGATGGGAGGGGGGGtccctgctgagctgggggggTGGCGGCGGGTGTTGGGGTGCCCTGCAGTGAGCACCCAGCAGTGAAATGGGGGGGACCCCCCAgggccaccagcacccacaggggACAGGGCTTGGGGCTGCCTGAGGGCACCCCAGCCCTCAGAGCAGGGGGACGCTGGGGGTCAAGGTAGGGGGTGGCATAGGGACCCTCGAGGGACACCTGTGTCCCAGCTGAGGGACACTATGAGGACCCTCTGGGTACCCCCCAACCTTgggtgggggtccctggggcaCACTGTGGCCTTGGGTCTTTGGGTGATGTGGTGGATGCAGTGGGGACCCTCTGGGGACACCCGTGTCCCTGGTAGGGGACACCGTGGGGACCCTCTGGGACAGCCTGACCCTGGGTGGGCGATGCCATGGGGGTACCCGCGTCTCAGGTGAGGGACACCATGGGGACCCTGTGGGTCCCCCTGGCACAGGGTAGGGGACACTGCAGGGGGAACACGGTGGTCTTGGGTCCTGGGACATCCTGGTCGTGGGTGGGGTGGGGCCACCCTAACCCTGGGGGGGGTATGAGGACCCTCTGGGGCCACCCTAAccctgggggggcagggggggtggggaccCTCTGGGACCACACTCATCCATGGTGGGTGATGGTCCCTCTGGGGTCACTCTAAATCTGGGGGCTGTGGGTACGGGGACCCTCTGGGCCACCCTAacccagggctgggggcgggggggggggatgggaggACAGGGATCCTTTGGGACCACACTCATCCATGGTGGGTGATGCTCCCTCTGGGGTCACCCTAAGTCTGGGGGCTGTGGGTATGGGGACCCTCTGGGGCCACCCTAACCCTTGGTGGGGGGACACCCTCTGGGACCACCCTAACCCTGGGAGGTGGGGTATGAGGACCCTCTTAGACCACACTCGTCCATGGTGGGTGATGCTCCCTCTGGGGCCACCCTAACccttgggggaggggggatgggGACCCTCTGGGGCCACCCTAacccagggctgggggcggggggggtgggggatgggagGATAGGGATCCTTTGGGACCACACTCATCATGGTGGGTGATGCTCCCTCTGGGGCCACCCTAACcctgggggggtgtggggtgtgggaTGGGGACCCTCTGGGGCCACGCTCATCCATGGTGGGTGATGCTCCCTCTGGGGCCACCTTAACCCTGGGTGGGGGACACTGTGGGGACACCCTAACATGGTCGGGGGACACGGTGGGGCCCAGGGTCTCTGCCCCCCCCCGCTGACCCAGCACCTCTCTCCCGCAGTCCAAAGCCCATTAACGGAGGGGCCACCGGGGCCACCCCCCACCAGGCGTGGGTGTCCCCCCACGTCCCTCCACCGCGGGCATGAGGAAGCCCTCGCTGGAAAAATGCCGAAAAGCCgaggaaggaggggggaaaaaacaaaaaatacaaccGACCCCCaattcccccccacccccaaggaAACGAGAAGGAAAAATCCAACCTCCGGAAAAATACCTCAAGACTCTCAGTTCTGTTCTTGCTGCTAAACCAGCCCCCGGGAGCGGAGGCGGCCGCGGCCGGGGGGGGTCCTGGCACAGGACCGGCCACCGggccccccccgggcccccccaCTGGCCGCGGATATTTATAAGAATTACTATtgctgttttttgtttctttttttaaaaaaaaagaaagaaagaaagaaaaagctgagtaatggaggggcgggggggagcagGTTGTGTCCTGTGGGTCCCCATGCTAttttgggggctgggggggggggggcgttgtgctggggggggggcagtgtggtgctgggggggtcagtggggtgctgggagggggtCACCAGGGTcactggggtgctggggggagtCACTGaggtgctgggagaggggtgctgggggtcaCTGTGTGCTGAAGGGGTcagtggggtgctggggggaccagtggggtgctgggagggggtcactggggtgctggggggggtggtgtttaGGCCCCCTTCTAGCACAGCCTGACAGGCAGGAGGTCGGCGGGGCCCAGGGGTGGGTGCGCTGGGGAGGGTGACCAGGGTGGCAGCGTGagccccccctcctcccccacaccccttgctccccagcccccccccccgtgtgCCCCAGATGGACACCAGCCCAGCAGGGGCCCCCATGCAGCCTAAcccccctgccaccagcctggctccccatcctggggggtcggggggggggtCCCGCCAGGCTGGTGTGGTGGcgctgtccctgtccctgacCCCCCCCTGCCCAGTGAGGGGTCCCCATCCCAAGGACCCTTCAGCACCCCGGAACTGCGAGGGCTGCGCAGGCACCACGGGGAAACACGTTTATTTTGGCCAAGGCATCAGCGGGCAGCCGccagcgcgggggggggggggacacacggCCTGGGGGGACACACATGGGGGACACAGGCTGGGCTGTTGGGGCGCAGGGccaggggggtgcagggggtaCCCCCCATTTGGGGTGCTGGAGCCCCCGAGGATCCCACtccctgcggggggggggggctctgctTGTGGCTGTGGGCTGCacggggcgggggctggggggggcagtTGCACCCTGGGGGTGACATGCCCCTCGTGTCCCCCCCAAGCCGAGCGCTGGCCGGGGTGGCACATGCTGCTCGGTTGGACTCATGCTTCACGATACACATgccgggggggcgcggggaggggcTGGCAccgtggggagggggcaggtgcccccctcccagtgcctgggggtgcccctgctgctgccatccctgGGGGGCACCCACTGAGCCGGCACTGTCACTGTCACCCCCAGTCCTTCGGCACCCGGTGGGCAGCGGGGCCGGTGCCCCCCTGCTCTGCGGCCACGCTGCTCCCACCGGAGACCCCCTGTCCCTCGTGGTGCCAGCGCGGTGGCGGTGACCTTGGCAGAAGCCAGTGTGGGTGGCCAGCGGCGATGCTCAGTCCAGGGGGGCAATGGCGCGTCCCCCCACAAGCTGGGGATgtggcgggggcgggggggggccgggctgcccctcctgcccgcAGCGCATCCGTCGGGAAGGGGTCCCAGCGGCAGTGGGGACAGGGGGCGTCCCTGGGGACGGTCCCCTACACCACGATGGGGGTGTCGGAGAAGACTGAGCTGACCGAGTCCGGATCCGACACCTTCCTCTGCGCCTTGGGGGCCGTGCcgggggggcagctggggggtcCCCCCGACCTTGAACCTGCCGTTCTGCCCCGGGCTGGCGGTGGAGGCTGAGCGGGACCGGCAGGGCTCCCCGGGAACACGGGCATGGTTGGGGGTGGCGCTGAGGACCGAGGAGTTGATGCTGTCGTCGCGGGGTGCCGGGGGCTTGTCGGTGctgcggcagcagcagcagcggcagggGGTGAGGTACAGGTAGATGAGCACCAGCACCACGCTCAGGATGCAGCCCACCAGCGTGGTGTAGGCGGTGTTTAGGGTGTCGTGGGGACCGTGCAGGGTGAAGTTGTGCACCAGCAGCTCCACGTAAAGGGTCTCGTTGAGGAGGGGACCCGCCACCCAGCAGGCGTAGGTGCCGGCGTCCTCGGGGCGCAGCGCccgcagctgcaggctgccgtTGGCCAGGAGGGCAGCGCTGCCGttccccccttcctccagcACCCGTTCGCCTCCCGGCGTCACCCAGTGCCGGCTACGCACCCCCCGCAACCGGGTGTCGCAGCTGAGGGTGACGGTGTCACCCAGGTGGGCTTCCAGCACCGCTTCCCGCGCCTCGCTGCAGTTGAGGGGCTGCCGGCCGGCCAGAGCGAGGATGCCGACGGGCGTCGGGGCGCTGGGCAGGTGGCACCGCAGCTCCTCCTGGAAATCCAGCACGGCGCTGAGGCGGCGCCGGTGGCCGCGGGCCACCAGTTGGAAGAGCGGGCAGTCGCAGGCCAGCGGGTTGCCGTGCAGGTAGAGGCGGTCGCGCAGCCAGGCGGGCAGCGCCTGCAGCTCGCCCACGGGCACGCTGCGCAGGCGGTTGGCCGAGAGGTCGAGCAGGGCGAGCTGGGGCAGGCGGCTGCCGTCCCGCAGCAGCTCCAGCGGGAAGCGGGCGATGCGGTTCTGGCCCAGGTAGAGCTTGCGGAGGCGGCCCAGGTTGTCGAAGGCGGTGCGATCCACGGCGGAGATCTCGTTGTTGTagagcagcagcacctccagctcGGCCAGGTCGCTGAAGAGGTTCTCCTCCAGCGCCCGGAGGCGGTTGGAGGAGAGGTCCAGGTGCCGCAGGTGGGGTACGTGGCTGAAGGCTTCGGTGGAGACGAAGGAGAGCCCGTtgtggctgagcagcagggcGTGCAGGTGGGCCAGGCGCCCCGGCGCCCAGTCGGCGCGCAGCCGGCTGACATTGTTGTGGCTGAGGTCGAGGACGGCAGTGAAGCGGGGCAGCGGTGCCGGCACGGCGCTCAGCACCGCCTGCGAGCAGCTCAGGATGTTGGAGGCGCAGATGCAGCGCGGGGGGCAGCTCCCACCCGCGGACCCCCAGGGTGCCAGCAGcgccagggccagcagcagcggggcccccggccccccgagGGCCCCCATGGCCACGCTCTGCCCCGCGGTGTCACACGGGTGCAGGGGACACGGCACCGGCACACGGGGCTGGCTTGCACACGGTGGCTTTGGTCACCCGGTGTCACAGCATGCGCTGGGCCAGCTGCTCACCTGGTGTCACGGTGCAGGGCGGCTTCAGACACCCGGTATTGCAGAGTGGGGGTGGCTGTGTCACCCAGTGTCACAGCATGTGGGATAGGGTGGCTTCGGTCACCCGGTGTCACCGCAAGTGCCAGGCTTGCTGCTTGCCTGCTGTCACGGCACAGAACAGCTCAGTCATCTGTTGTCACGGTACAGGGTGGCTTGGTCACCCAGTGTCACGGCAGGCACCAGGCTCACTGCTCACTTGGTGTCACGGTGCAGGGTGGCTGGGTCACCGGTGTGGTGGCAGGGGGTGGCTTTGGTCACCCAGTGTCACAGCAGGCACCAGGCTCACTGCTCACCCAGTGTCACAGCGTGGGGCGGGCTGTTACCCAGTGACATGGCATGCGCTGGGCTCACTGCTCGCCTGGCATCACGGCGCGGGGTGGCTTGGTCACCCGGTGTCACAGCGTAGAGTGGCTTTGGTCACGCAGCGTCACGGTGTGGGGTGGCGTTGTCACCTGGTATCACAGCaggtgctgtggggtggcttTGTCAATCGGTGTCACGGCGTAGAGTGGCTTTAGTCACGCAGTGTCATGGTGCGCGGTGGCTTTGTCACTGGTGTCATGGCGTAGAGTGGCTTTGGTCATGCAGTGTCACAGTGTGGGGTGGCTTTGGTCACCCGGTGTCACGGCGTAGAGTGGCTTTGGTCACGCAGTGTCATGTTGTGGGGTGGCTTTGGTCACCCACTGTCACCACGCACATCATGGGCTGGCTCCGGCCACCCGCTGCCACAGCACGCAGTGGGCTGGCTCCTCGCCCGGTGTCACGGCACGGGTGGCTTTGTCACCCCGTGTCACTGCGTGCCCGTGGGCCGCTGCCCACCCGGGTCCTGGCTTGCCCCGGGGCTCCCACCTGCCGCCGCCCCGCACCCCCCGCGCTGCGGAGGCGGCACCGGCCCCCCCGGACCCCAGCTCCTCACGACCCCCCCCGGGCCACCCAGCTCCTCACGGCCTCCCCggcccccctgctccccccggGCACCCCGGCCCCTCACGAccccccccgctcccgcccggcccccccggccccggcgctgctGCGGACGGAGCCCGCGGGAGGATGCTcaccgccccccgcctcccggGGCGTTACCGGGGCCTGGTACCGGGCCGGTGCGGAGGAGGGCGGCCAGGGGAGGCCGAGCCGAACCGGACCAAAACGAGCCGAACCGAGCTGGGCGGAGCCGAACCGAGCCAAGCGGAGCCGAACCGAGCCGGGCGGAGCCGAGCGGTGCCGAACGGAGCTGAGCGGGCCGCgccaggccgggccgggccgggccgaaCCGAGCCGAGGCGCGCGGGCGGAGCCgaggcgggccgggccgggccgagccgagccgaggcgggccgggccgggccgggccaggccgagccgagccgagccgggctGAGCGCAGCCGAGCGCAGCCGAGCCGAGCCCCGCGCCGGCTGCAGCGCGCACCCGCGGCCCCGGGACAGGGTCtgggggcggccccggcgcggcgcaCCCCGCGCACGGCCCGTGCCCATTGGCTGCCGCCGCGTCGCCCGCGACCAATGGCAGCGGCGCCCGCTTAACCCCTGGTGGGCCGAGCCCCCCGGGCGCGCCgctccccggcccggcccatCCCTGACCCCATCCCTTCACGTCTCATCCCCGTCCCATctcatccctgtccccatgccaTTCCATGCCATTCCATGCCAtgcctgtccccatcccatcgCATGCCATTCCATGCCATCCCATCCCATTGCATTCCATCCCATTGCATTCCATCCCATtgcatcccatcccatcccatccctgtccccatcccatcccatcccatcccattgCATTCCATCCCATTGCATTCCATCCCATcgcatcccatcccatcccatcccatccctgtccccatcccactgcatcCCATCCCATCCATTCCACTTccatccccatcctcatccccatcccatccctgtcctcatcccatcccatcccaccccatcccatcccatcccatcgcATCCCATCGCATCCCAtcacatcccatcccatcccatcccatcccattgcatgccatccctgtccccatcccatcccattgcatcccatcccatcccatccctgtccTCATCCCATCCCATTGCATCCCATCGCATcgcatcccatcccaccccatcccatcccatccctgtccccatcccatccctgtccccatcccattgCATCCCATTGCATCCCATCCCATCGCATGCCATCCCATGCCATCCCATGCCATCCCATGCCAtgccatcccatcccatcccaccccatccctgtccccatcccatccctgtccccatcccatccctgtccccatcccattgCATCCCATCCCATCGCATGCCATCCCATGCCAtcccatgccatgccatgccatgccatgccatgccatgccaccccatccctgtccccatcccatccctgtccccatcccatccctgtccccatcccattgCATCCCATCCCATCGCATGCCATCCCATGCCATCCCATGCCATCCCATGCCAtcccatgccatgccatgccatgccatcccatcccatccctgtccTCATCCTCATCTCCTTTTCCATCCGCATacccttccccatcccatctCGTCCTTGCCCACATCctcatcccatccccatcctcatccccgtgtcagccccagccccacccaCACCCCCGCCCCATGtcacccctgccccagccccagcccaaaCCTTcctgtgctgccccagcacctgcccCCTCCCACTGTGCTGGTGCCCACTGGTTGTACCAGCCCTCGCCTGCGGCACCAACAcacaccccacagcacccacacgCACCCCACAGCGCCAACCCACATCCCACGGCACCAacctgcaccccacagcaccaACACACACCCCACAGCACCAACCTGCACCCCACAGTGCCAACGCACACCCATGGCACCCACCCGCACCCATGGCACCAACACACACCCCACAGCACCGACACACACCCCACAGCACTCACCTGCACCCCACGGCACCAACTCTCACCCCACGGCACCAACTcgcaccccacagcacccacctgcaCCCCATAGCACCCACCCGCACCCACGGCACCAACCCGCACCCACGGCACTGACCCAGACCCCCCATTCCAGGCCAAATCCCCCTGTTCCGAcctcccacccagcccaccaccaccccggGATGGAGGGGACAGGTCCCCTCCTGGGGTCCCTGTGGAGGGGCACCCCTGGGTGCCGCTGGCCCAGCCGGGGggggtgccccccacccccccaacgCGTGGCCGTGGCACTGCGCCCCGGGTGTATTTTTAGCCACGAACCATTTGTGCTGGGTTTTGGGTCTGGAATTGGAGGGAAAGGAGCTGGAACAAACCGCGCGGAGATGATGCAGCTTTTtagtgggggtgggggtgggcagtAATTAGAGGGGACCCCCTGCCAGATGGAGcggggtgtccccagggtgctCCTAACCCTGCCCCCCCTCCACCCGCTGCTCCCTGCGCCCCAGCGTGCGCTCCCTCTCGTTGGGGGCCACCCCATGCTGTCCCCCCAACCCCTGCCATCGtcacccccctccccactgctggCTGCCAGTGAATTTTGTCCTTTGATTGTCCTCAATTTCTCCACTTTAATCCGGGTGCTaatccctgcccagcacccgctgccagcccggccccccccagcacccagacCCCCCCGCAGCGAGGGTGCCCCGGCTGCGGCACCCACACCCTGACCTTGGCAGCCTGCTGGGGGAATCTGGGTGTCCTTGTCCTTGTGCCACCCTGGGGGGGACCTGCGTGGGTCCCAGGCATCCTGGGgggagctggcacagcaccaTGCCCCCAGCAGCGTGCTGGGCAGGATTGGTGCCGGCTGCCCGGCTGCAGGCGTGTGGGCTGCATGGGAGCACACGCGTGCAGTGtccacacacagacacacaggcatgCACACtagtgtgtgcacacacacgctGGAGACACGCACACGTGTGTGCACCCCGATCACCTGCATGTGAAACACGCCAGGTTcacacacgtgtgcatgcacacagatGCACCTGCCATACATGTGGGCACGCGTGTgtcccccagccagccacaggcaCACGAGACACACGTGCAAACATGCTTACCCTGCGTGCAGGCCGGGGCTCTCCAGatgtgctggcacagctggaggagcCAGTCAGCTgtgccagggtgctggggtgctggggtaCAGGTGTGCtagggtgctgctggggtgctggggtgccaggGTACTGGGGTACTGGGATGCTCAGGTATGAGTatgccagggtgctgctggggtgctggggtgccaggGTACTGGGGTACTGGGATGCTCAGGTATGAGTatgccagggtgctgttggggtgctggggttttggggtATGGATATGCCAGGGGGGTGCTGGGatgccagggtgctggggtgccagggcactggggtACTGGGGTGCCTGGGTATGGGTatgccagggtgctggggtgctggggtgccaggGTACGGGTATGCCAGGGTGCTGCGGTGTTGGGGTATGGTATG
The window above is part of the Falco biarmicus isolate bFalBia1 chromosome 16, bFalBia1.pri, whole genome shotgun sequence genome. Proteins encoded here:
- the ATXN7L2 gene encoding LOW QUALITY PROTEIN: ataxin-7-like protein 2 (The sequence of the model RefSeq protein was modified relative to this genomic sequence to represent the inferred CDS: deleted 3 bases in 3 codons), producing MAARGRAAAAMAAERRLPSLDEFAGQSWSAWVERAGPPAEPGSGLELEESGKSAGKKLDAMTLIKEDMNIFGHCPAHDEFYLVVCNHCSQVVKPQAFQKHCERRHGPLSKLYTRAAAAKCHVAVNGQAGGTPGGTPGGAKALREKHPGARGRVQPLPERPDKDNNLCLFVPVVNLEKIPSIPKPDGHGIKVPPKAMPTNSKEPLGKPATAAVPKEPPVSAAVGGDSAMPADGPGCKPESAPAPGEKDAGASKPPPRSHKKLARKECDLNRQCGVLNPDTKKICTRLLTCKIHSVHQRREVQGRAKDFDVLVAELKASSRKGEAPKERSPPGKDPLPPPPQDPSSLPQLPTGPPSTPPCRAKLPHSHCLLPRARLSSDSDSEDAPAASREGGTGVFPFPLPKGGSRVSSEESEEEGGEEPPRPPTRPPRPQAFCTFGSRLVSPGCYVFNRRLDRFCSALGSMLERHLSSHMWRKIPPAAEPPLHTPPAAPSLPPPPCGPAAPPSSPPPRTLGAAAAPPGTREGRVPASLNYTVGSPHAAAACSQPECGGGGSQSITSPLPANIPSPSFSKLPSTKASKSSRAREVAGGMDPDTRKWKPPLAAGGPPYKRTCSGDGVKSKTPSCQVSPLPGKTKPPPPGCPAASSTAVLNGATRVKRLPPPECRGPPAAAADPRGSPLHGPGGPLPPRCISEDEVKKRKNTATYCRPVKPKPAPPLPAPPPPPSPAPPDLGGSVRRKKPGTPLGFEEKRSALKSKAH
- the AMIGO1 gene encoding LOW QUALITY PROTEIN: amphoterin-induced protein 1 (The sequence of the model RefSeq protein was modified relative to this genomic sequence to represent the inferred CDS: deleted 1 base in 1 codon), with translation MGALGGPGAPLLLALALLAPWGSAGGSCPPRCICASNILSCSQAVLSAVPAPLPRFTAVLDLSHNNVSRLRADWAPGRLAHLHALLLSHNGLSFVSTEAFSHVPHLRHLDLSSNRLRALEENLFSDLAELEVLLLYNNEISAVDRTAFDNLGRLRKLYLGQNRIARFPLELLRDGSRLPQLALLDLSANRLRSVPVGELQALPAWLRDRLYLHGNPLACDCPLFQLVARGHRRRLSAVLDFQEELRCHLPSAPTPVGILALAGRQPLNCSEAREAVLEAHLGDTVTLSCDTRLRGVRSRHWVTPGGERVLEEGGNGSAALLANGSLQLRALRPEDAGTYACWVAGPLLNETLYVELLVHNFTLHGPHDTLNTAYTTLVGCILSVVLVLIYLYLTPCRCCCCRSTDKPPAPRDDSINSSVLSATPNHARVPGEPCRSRSASTASPGQNGRFKVGGTPQLPPRHGPKAQRKVSDPDSVSSVFSDTPIVV